One Engraulis encrasicolus isolate BLACKSEA-1 chromosome 4, IST_EnEncr_1.0, whole genome shotgun sequence genomic window, TATATGTAAACTCATGAAAATGTCTGCATTTATAAACATCAACATATGTGTAAACAGCATCTTTATGCAAAACTACAAGGGTTTTTTTCCTGACCCCATGGACATGGACAGGATCACTGGCATGTCTCAAAATCTGCCAAGCCTGTATTCCTATCAAGCTGTACAGCACTAAGGTGCAGGATTGTGTGCACCGTgttacaaaaatattttttttatttcccctGCCAAAGGTTATTTTTTCAGTCGTGttggcttgcttgtttgtttgtttgtgtgtctgtcagcaggataactcaaaaaagttaagaacggattttgatgacattttgtggagttgttggaaatgacaaaaggaacaagtgattcaattttggtggtgatccggatcacgacctggatccaggatttaaaaaaaaaaaagattcttcaccattgcgggatagggcaagaaacaagaaacaacagaaacaacaagCATACATACTTGAAAAGTCTTATTACATTATAGGTataggattccacagcgtgtagatgttatgCCGTCAGTGACACCATGGCCAtggtggaggtttgcactctctgacaAATGCAGGTGACTCCCCTGATGAACTGGGTGGTTACTAAAAACattgttaagtgataaaccaggcttagttaaccaacaaggagtggtaaacctgctaatagatgtacctacaggcatcatttagtgaagaaaatgagggctccaggctcctctattagatggtttacctctactacaaggttaacttaacctggtgtaCAAATGAACAAGATTCTTAGTATACCCCACCTGATGAACAGATCTGTCTTTCTAGAGTTATCATTACGGTCAACATATGTAGATCTCATTGCATTAACTTTGCAGCACTGATTTGACATTTTTGAAGCCCTGATTGGCATGCcatgtaaaatgtattttctaattACTGTACAATATGTTTAAATGACTCCCTGAAGTGCTGGGCCTGTTTGAATAGttagaaaaacaaacacatatgcaAGGAGGAAAAAACTGTGGCATAGTTTAACTCATAAAAAATGTATTTGCACATCATAAAAATGTCACGAGTGTTGTATCTGTGTTTCCTCACGGCTGCAGTCATGTCACGTGCTCAGTCATCCTggaacagacacaaacacccaaTTAGAGCTCATACCACTTCCAATGTCCTCAGACTCCTCACACAAACATTATACTCTAACAATATAGTATAACACAATATATAccatggcatattatattatattatattatattatattatattatattatattatattatattatatagcttGGACAGCTGCAAGTGATTAACTGACACCATCCAACCAAATCCCCTTGCCTCCACAAGGGAGGAAACAGTTTGAGCAGTGAACATAAACAAGGCCTAACCTCCTCCCCTGGCCTGCTCCTCCAGCAGTGGACATAAACAAGGCCAAtccccctcctctaccctcttcCTGAAGCCTCCTCTCGCGGCAGTAGGTaaaaacaaggacccaccacctCCTCAagcctcagcctcctcctcctcctcctcctcctctgcatttcTCGCACCACTCATGTTCctgttcctcctcatcttcctcactcctccactcctccatcctcttcatctgtcccctctccctgtctcgctGTGCTGGACGCTGCTGCTGCCCCAGGCCGAAACTCTGCACGTACCCACTCGTCCTTGTCCCCTGGACACCACCTTCTTTTCCccttctaccccccacccccaagccTAAATTACACTCAACGTACCCACTCTtcttccaccccctccacccatcccttctccttctcattctcctctcctctccatccacagatgcctcctacccccccccccttccatccctccatgTACCCACTCCTCCTCATCTGCCCCTTCGTCCTGTACTGCTGTGCTGGACACCGATCCTGCTCCTCCataaccccctccccccaatcGCTTCACgtatgccacctcctcctcctcctccactgctccatctctccacctaGCCACTCCtccttgttctccctctctccctgtcccccttCGCTGgataccaccacctcctcctcctcctcctcctccactttacTCCACTCcgtgtcccctcctctccttctcctcctctgtccccctctccctgtgCTGTGGTGCTGGACCGCGCTCCTGCTCCCCCCTATGCTCCTCTCCAACTGGTCACCACCTCCCCCATCTGTCCACGTTCctatctccacttctcctcctcctcctccacccttccccctccctccgtccctccacgTACCCACTCGTCCTCGTCCGCCCCCTCTCCCTGTGCGGCTGCGCTGGACGCTGCTCCCGCTGCGCCGGCCTTGTTGGCCATGATCTTATCCGTCCAGGAGGCACCGGCCTTCTCGTCTCCCGCAAAGTTACACTTGGTGACGGTGCCGCCGTCTATCTTGGCCAAGGAAACTTGGGGAGGaaaagcagagacacacacacaaacacacacacacacatacagagagcatAGATGAGGGGGTGACTGGCTTGCATCAGAAGTGAACCTACTGTACTTACAGCAAGCAGCACACAGTTGAGCGCTGTGGTGGAGTTTGTAGGAAAGCAGGCAGCCCAAATATATCCTGCAGCGAGCTAACCACAAATGCAGCCCTACAGAGATGGAGTCCCATTcctggtagtagtagtacaggGGTGGGTtgctcgaaagcgtagttgttagctagttagcaacttgcgtagttgccaatgggaaattacaatgaaaacaaaaaagtagctaacatagttagtaactatgctttcgagaaatgcaccccagcacagTGAGAACTTCCTGCTACTGTACATACATTCTTCCTCAAAGCCCTTCTTCATCTTCAGGAGTGAAAGAGGATGTGCTGTACCCGACTTACTTTTCAGTGACTCACAGATGTACAGATACATGGCATAAATGTcagctagggcagtggttcttaacctttttttcttgaagcaccccctaacctgtgcccaagacaagccacgcacccccaacccaaacgtctacacgtgtgtATGTACTAGAAAATGATTTAAGtgtattacaatgattcttgctttagaaatTAATCAATATTTTAATTACTTAACTTTATgtccaaacatgttttaatttggtattgatttggcctaatgtttggaagcagcattttggtcacaacctcaacactaaCAAAATTCCGCGAactccctgaaatctctggcgcacccctagggggtgcccgcaccccaggttgagaaccactgagctagggGATATAGACTGGACTCAAAAACGATTTGAAATTGTAGACTGTAGTCCCTAACTAGGGTAGAGCAGAGTAATCTTTATCTACTTTAGATAGCAGGGGTGGAGGGAGCACCGCGATTTCCAAAACTTGTTCATATGGTTTCAGTAGTAAAGCTGACTTTGATCATCTTCATGAGCTAATAAGGATGTACTATACAAGAGCAGCAAAAAGTCAGTACAGAAAGTCAAAAACTCTACTCTTTCCTTCCAGCACAGGTGACTTCACGGAGTCTTGAGCACTCATTGCTAGGAGCtgattggatcaaatttgtggcaggtttaaaaaacaaaaaaacaaaacaaaaaacgttcTAAACCCAGGACAAAGACCTCTGCTCCTCGCTCACACAGATTtttaactttattttcattttggcGCGCTTACGCCTTTAATCTTCAGATAGcatagtgagagagacaggaaatgagtgaggagagagagagagagagagtgatggagaaggAAAACATCCTCAGGCCGGAATCTGACCCGGGTCCCTGGTGTAATGCTATGACCGTGTGCTTAGTCCACTGAGCCACACCACCCCCACGCTCACTTACAGATGAAGGGTCCGTCTCCTTTGGTCTTGAGGCGGACGTCCTGTCCCATCTCCAGCTCTGTCTTCTCGGCCTCCCCCTCGGCTATCCAGAAGGCCTGGCTCTGGGCGGGACAGTGCTTGTCTGTGATACTCGccagctctgctctcctcactaTCCCCCCGAGCTCCTCCACCGACAACCGGTCCGACTCTCCTTTCGCCTCCACCTCTGTTTCAAGCATTAAACGCAAACACTTATAACTATAATTAAAGCAATAACCATAATGTATAACTATAATAACACTATAATATTACAATATTTGTACTATTTTTCAGCTCGGTTAGTTAAAGCCTATACCTCTGTTTCACACAATAACTATAAGCACAATCCCACACTCACTAGGGTACTCCAGTCTCTCTACATTCAGGCAAATGCTTTATCCTACAGTATTCTCATTAGCCCACTATTTCGACCTCCAAGGCCATAACAGCTGCAATGAAAAGAAACATCTCTTTGGTTTGATGAACAAATGATACCGGTCATATGGGGCTGGTGAGTCATCTGTCTCCTAAGCACAGTGAAAACTATTCTCTGTCCCAGGTCTACATATTTGAAGAGGGTGGGGACAGCAGCATTATCAACAGACTGATTTGGTTTACACAGTATGTCAGATCCCCACATGTCAAATGACATCGAGAAACCATGACCATGATAAAAGAGGGAGTACTGTATTGCTAGATATCTGGTAGGTTGCATATGGGTAGCTATTGGATGCTGGAGAAaaactgggtaacactttctatgaagcccatatctatagcgcattatgtaagggttaacgttcggcgagaaggtcgctaccgtggaatagcagcacgacagagagaatctttagaccccgaagcggagcggaggggtcttgttctctctgaagtgctgctattccacaaagcgaccgactcgccgaaagttaacccgcttattatatggatatacttaaatgattcacacatgcggggacatttctttagacctatttaatgttaagattgttgctgcgcaaaacaaaacagtgctgttgtggaacaccgctaggcaacagctaggtaggctagccaggacaacaggtgttgtctatcacagcagctgattagagtgacaaaagaccggaccccctgcggagtgatatgaaacattcgctttagccactgacttgtatacaagccagtggctagca contains:
- the arpin gene encoding arpin, encoding MSRIYHNTALQNKPVHNEKYGDVWNPSLLQSGPGIILEGQLVDVSRHVITDAQSKKERFNVLYIKASRVHRRKFDAKGDEIEPNFSDTKKVNTGYLMSSYKVEAKGESDRLSVEELGGIVRRAELASITDKHCPAQSQAFWIAEGEAEKTELEMGQDVRLKTKGDGPFIFSLAKIDGGTVTKCNFAGDEKAGASWTDKIMANKAGAAGAASSAAAQGEGADEDEWDD